The Plasmodium sp. gorilla clade G2 genome assembly, chromosome: 6 genome has a segment encoding these proteins:
- a CDS encoding nucleoside diphosphate kinase, putative, whose protein sequence is MKDERCVFIILPDVTNDLKDEEVLEKLEEKNFIILKKKKVHLTENEIKEIFDFTPEQYNDINEFYDYIESGLSLISLIEHIEGDTISKLNSLTKSTSILIKDEKYFECLEYQCNLKCKNVPFYYSKNEWYFIRDIDFFFPSYDNICLERALVILKPDVVEMNKMNDIVSDILNFDLLIVAIKRGVLSVERAKKLYSDLVDKPYYNDLIDFMTSSKGIVCLVIEGLNCIRRAHILCGPSFSLVDFEHMPNYCLKKKYGTNQLKNAVHISKDDNVEKEIDLFFGNENFKSENGIMIVKEGILGADGFMRLREYLNIYGFHILEEKMIRMRKDEIKSIYDMNDIKYLNDHSGFQENMGNNNLIEEDNFIIILLSRINCQTCLHYLKCLDIIKKCENRKWNNIKFSFAINNSDKDKFISLEKKSGDIIYVYDIKKVNELIKKYFIFERYNERITIDMVKNFLFCKNVTSKIYKDEENIKLSNVLMEGLSRICEKKPMNNSAVFWLCKWIKQREKEIKNNIKIEEELKRKEDMLNLETKKKKGMQRSDTMEVDNFNKSLKLCDEDKLINVYKKKKIIIIPDIKEDNIDCLNENDNYVERAKSEIIKYFEKLNYVHLNFNELCSKEEKKNSLLGKKIEYTKRKYKQLTVDLIKRILKENLERNKLYYKFILTGFSNIIDTSYLTKNDIIQCSFCLIIKREVKDKIGEEKSGEEKSGEEKSGEEKSGEEKSGEDKIGEDKIGEEINKNEEINKNEEINKNEEINKNEEINKNEEINKNEKINKNEEINKNEEEYIINNKEKYLCFLKYFHGIERDNNYIMPFLNKGKILIYRKSNFEECIKNFENEVFLFYGIKKKYLKNIITYLKEFYNFYFIDHMKWLREESEKKLKNNECNENIDEYFMSISFFSYVIENWKTLINKDYNKKFILCNYPYKIEHIEMIENILNARLFIFYFKNERDENVSYIKEGDKILEGIAQGNDKNEIYDDRNKIYDDRNKIYDDTNKTYDDKNKTCDDNDIRRKRERNKYIKGEKIPHTLINNLINKVKKKDMTYKKYDEVINKRQVFTFDGSNKDSCEYVDEIENFFDSIINVAKKKVILICNMTNKDIKFIGFYLQYEYPNMVFYDLNSDDNMSKFLKNDIKNVMEEDVHYKDSIFNKNKDSKTNILINKMTKFISTINANYYVFSNFPTNLNFEDYERLHLFFEIKLVLLIVEDDFNMNKVDLKKLGEYPFGFFFFYFYNRGSMLVIGIKQMDEMEREKIKIEGEEMERENIKMEGKEMEIDKIKMEEKDMEIDKINMEEKDMEIDKIKMEGEDMEIDKIKMEEENLNKQCDNIKLHNEEAKKENEIEPNCIYQKNKDSKEFSIYQYDDDMKKRILSKIEECIRPRLICYYAGDDYDIDLFLKKRLNKNNEDTFHLVSYDDVIKDFMSIIIDQEEGMCKNKKMDETLKTLVEDIRIRRRLKKNNKEYIKTMMYTYYLKYILQNKSRYLFCNIIVYNIPHKEIIDEDILKGISYIIDIKKVIHFVYYIEEESYDALNDERIYSDCMNEHVSSFMLEEVCIDKVEGISSEAKKLDVENISDDENVRISGEDNMLIDRNNTNDNIEKAKIYDGDEKKQKSLKDNKKKRKMDEYNKELKKNEKIFLSKYKDIEISRIYIDKEFPCNMLNIYCPKIIILFIPQNIYLQLYISSLICLHLKNYISINTASLIYEIKILERMKKKMVYIEKCKKGGELDNEDRYISEIMNEKGMIRKIYNYIMSKIKYVDRNILLCGFPIFLRKSYYNNKSDYFYQFDFLKKFRIEAIISFLFDDTYFEQICNVKNNMCVERYKEILNFMYKEYRNKCMIFYETIRNNDDLKNVLEKLRSNL, encoded by the exons ATGAAGGATGAAAGGtgtgtttttataatattaccaGATGTTACCAATGATCTTAAa GACGAAGAAGTTTTAGAAaaattagaagaaaaaaattttattattttaaaaaaaaaaaaagttcacTTGACAGAA aatgaaataaaagaaatattcgATTTTACACCTGaacaatataatgatataaatgaattttatgattatatagAAAGTGGTTTGTCATTGATTAGTTTAATAGAACATATAGAAGGAGATACTATTAGTAAATTAAATTCTTTAACTAAAAGTACttctatattaataaaagatgAGAAATACTTTGAATG CTTAGAATATCAGTGCAATTTAAAGTGCAAAAACGTTCCCTTTTATTATAGTAAAAATGAGTGGTATTTTATCAGAGatattgattttttttttccatcatATGACAATATATGTTTGGAACGAGCCTTAGTCATATTAAAACCCGATGTTGTGGAAATGAATAAGATGAATGATATAGTTagtgatatattaaattttgaCCTATTAATAGTAGCTATAAAAAGAGGAGTGTTGTCTGTAGAAAGAgcaaagaaattatatagtGATTTGGTTGATAAG CCTTATTACAATGATTTGATTGATTTTATGACATCCTCAAAAGGAATAG TTTGTTTAGTAATAGAAGGTCTTAATTGTATAAGGAGGGCACACATTTTATGCGGACCATCTTTTTCTTTAGTCGATTTTGAACATATGCCAAATTATTGTTTGAAGAAGAAATATGGAACTAACCAACTGAAGAACGCTGTA CATATTTCTAAGGATGATAATGTAGAGAAGGAAATAGATCTATTTTTTGGAAACGAAAATTTTAAAAGCGAGAATGGAATTATGATAGTTAAGGAAGGTATATTGGGAGCAGATGGTTTCATGAGATTAAGAGagtatttgaatatatatggatTTCATATATTGGAAGAGAAAATGATTAGGATGAGAaaagatgaaataaaaagtatatatgatatgaatgatataaaatatttaaatgaccATTCAGGATTTCAAGAAAATATGGGgaataataatttgataGAGGAAGATAACTTTATAATTATACTATTGTCACGAATTAATTGTCAGACATGTTTGCATTACTTAAAATGTTTGGATATTATCAAGAAATGTGAAAATAGGAAatggaataatataaaattttcatttgCTATAAATAATAGTGATAAAGACAAATTTATTTCccttgaaaaaaaaagtggagacattatatatgtgtatgacataaaaaaagtgaatgaattaataaagaaatattttatttttgaaagATATAATGAAAGGATTACAATTGACATGGtaaagaattttttattttgtaaaaatgttacaagtaaaatatataaagatgaagagaatataaaattaagcAATGTACTTATGGAAGGATTAAGCAGAATATGTGAAAAGAAGCCTATGAATAATTCAGCTGTTTTTTGGTTATGTAAATGGATTAAACaaagagaaaaagaaattaaaaataatattaagatAGAAGAGGAATTAAAAAGGAAAGAAGATATGTTGAATTTAGAAacgaagaagaaaaaaggaaTGCAGAGAAGTGATACTATGGAAGTggataattttaataaatctttAAAGTTATGTGATGAAGATAAGTTGataaatgtttataaaaaaaagaaaattataattattccggacataaaagaagataatatTGATTGTTTAAATGAAAACGATAATTATGTTGAAAGAGCAAAATcggaaataataaaatattttgaaaaattaaattatgtgcatttaaattttaatgaGCTTTGTtcaaaagaagaaaagaaaaattctctcttaggaaaaaaaattgaatataccaaaagaaaatataagcAACTAACTGTTGATTTAATAAAAcgtatattaaaagaaaatttagagaggaataaattatattacaaaTTTATATTGACAGGATTTTCAAATATTATTGATACGTCTTATTTGACCAAGAATGATATAATACAATGTTCCTtttgtttaataataaaaagggaAGTTAAAGATAAAATTGGAGAAGAAAAAAGTGGAGAAGAAAAAAGTGGAGAAGAAAAAAGTGGAGAAGAAAAAAGTGGAGAAGAAAAAAGTGGAGAAGATAAAATTGGTGAAGATAAAATTggtgaagaaataaataaaaatgaagagataaataaaaatgaagagataaataaaaatgaagagataaataaaaatgaagagataaataaaaatgaagaaataaataaaaatgaaaagataaataaaaatgaagaaataaataaaaatgaagaggaatatattattaataataaagaaaagtatctttgttttttaaaatatttccaTGGTATAGAAagagataataattatattatgccCTTTTTGAATAAAGGcaaaatattgatatatagaAAATCAAATTTTGAGGAATGcataaaaaattttgaaaacgaagtatttcttttttatggaataaagaaaaaatatttaaagaatataattaCTTATTTGAAAgagttttataatttttattttatagatCACATGAAATGGTTAAGAGAAGAAAgtgaaaagaaattaaaaaataatgaatgtaatgaaaatatagatgaatattttatgtctatatcatttttttcttatgttATTGAAAATTGGAAAACATTGATAAATAaggattataataaaaaatttattttgtgtAATTATCCATATAAGATAGAGCACATTGAAAtgattgaaaatatattgaatgcaagattgtttatattttattttaagaatGAGAGGGATGAAAATGTGAGTTATATTAAGGAGGGTGATAAGATACTAGAGGGAATTGCTCAAggtaatgataaaaatgaaatttatgatgatagaaataaaatttatgatgatagaaataaaatttatgatgatacaaataaaacgtatgatgataaaaataaaacttgtgatgataatgatataagGAGGAAAAgagaaagaaataaatacataaaaggAGAAAAAATTCCCCATACATTAATAAacaatttaattaataaagttaaaaagaaagatatgacatataaaaaatatgatgaggtaataaataaaagacaAGTGTTTACATTTGATGGTTCAAATAAAGATAGTTGTGAATATGTAGACGAAATAGAAAATTTTTTCGATAGCATAATAAATGTAGCTAAAAAAAAGGTTATCTTAATATGTAATATGACAAATAaggatataaaatttataggtttttatttacaatatGAATATCCGAATATGGTTTTTTATGATTTAaatagtgatgataatatgtcTAAGTTTTTAAAgaatgatattaaaaatgtgaTGGAAGAAGATGTACATTATAAGGAtagtatatttaataaaaataaagacagtaagacaaatatattaataaataaaatgacaaAATTTATATCAACTATTAATGcaaattattatgttttttcTAATTTCCCGACTAATTTAAATTTTGAGGACTATGAGAggttacatttattttttgaaataaaattGGTTCTATTAATTGTTGAGGATGattttaatatgaataagGTAGATCTAAAAAAATTAGGTGAGTATCcttttggttttttttttttttatttttataataggGGTAGCATGTTAGTGATTGGAATAAAACAGATGGATGAAATggaaagagaaaaaataaaaatagaaggGGAAGAAATGGAaagagaaaatattaaaatggaAGGGAAAGAAATGGAGATAGATAAGATTAAAATGGAAGAGAAGGACATGGAGATAGATAAGATTAATATGGAAGAGAAAGACATGGAGATAGATAAGATTAAAATGGAAGGGGAAGACATGGAGATAGATAAGATTAAAATGGAAGAGGAAAATTTAAACAAACAgtgtgataatataaaattacataATGAAGAGGCAAAAAAAGAGAATGAAATAGAGCCCAATTGTATataccaaaaaaataaagacagTAAGGAATTCTCAATATATcaatatgatgatgatatgaAGAAAAGAATCCTGTCAAAAATTGAAGAATGTATTCGACCGCGTTTAATTTGTTATTATGCTGGAGATGACTATGATATagatctttttttaaaaaaaagattaaataagaataatgaaGATACCTTCCATTTAGTAAGTTATGATGATGTTATAAAAGATTTCATGTCTATAATTATAGATCAAGAAGAGGGAATGtgtaaaaacaaaaaaatggaTGAAACATTAAAAACGTTGGTTGAGGATATAAGAATAAGAAGAagactaaaaaaaaataataaggaatatataaaaacgatgatgtatacatattatttaaaatatattttgcaGAATAAAAGTAggtatttattttgtaatataatagtatataatattccccataaagaaattatagatgaagatattttaaaggggatttcatatattatagataTTAAGAAGGtaattcattttgtttattatatagagGAGGAAAGTTATGATGCTTTAAATGATGAGAGGATATATTCAGATTGTATGAATGAGCACGTTTCTTCTTTTATGTTAGAAGAGGTTTGTATTGACAAGGTGGAAGGAATATCAAGTGAGGCCAAAAAATTAGATGTGGAAAATATAtcagatgatgaaaatgtaaGAATAAGTGGAGAAGACAATATGTTAATTGATAggaataatacaaatgataatatagagAAGGCAAAGATATATGATGGAGATGAAAAGAAGCAGAAGAGTTTGaaggataataaaaaaaaaagaaaaatggatgaatataataaagaattaaaaaagaatgagaaaatatttttatcaaaatataaagatattgAGATTAGcagaatatatatagataaagaGTTCCCATGtaatatgttaaatatatattgtcctaaaataattattttatttatacctcaaaatatatatttacaattatatatatcctcTTTGATATGTTTACATttgaagaattatatatctattaaTACAGCTAGCTTGATATAtgagataaaaatattggaaaggatgaagaaaaaaatggtatatatagaaaagtGTAAGAAAGGAGGGGAGTTAGATAATGAAGATCGATATATATCTGAGATTATGAATGAAAAAGGgatgataagaaaaatatataattatataatgagtaagataaaatatgtggatagaaatatattattatgtggtTTTCCTATATTTCTTAGAAAGAGTTATTATAACAACAAGAgtgattatttttatcagtttgattttttaaaaaaatttagaatTGAAGCAATCATATCTTTTCTATTCGATGATACATATTTCGAACAGATATGTaatgttaaaaataatatgtgtgTTGAAAGGTATAaggaaatattaaattttatgtataaGGAATATCGTAACAAATGTATGATATTTTATGAAACCATAAGGAATAAtgatgatttaaaaaatgtgcTTGAGAAGTTGAGGagtaatttataa